From a single Erpetoichthys calabaricus chromosome 1, fErpCal1.3, whole genome shotgun sequence genomic region:
- the rabl2 gene encoding RAB, member of RAS oncogene family-like 2 codes for MAENAAGFSDLNQDKYDKDELKIICLGDSAVGKSKLMERFLMQVYHSKDLSTYALTLYKYPTTVDGKTILVDFWDTAGQEKFQSMHPSYYHKAHACIMVFDIQRKITYKNLGNWYKELREYRPEIPCILVANKIDADMKVTQKNFSFAKKHGLPFYFVSAADGTNVVKLFRDAIKLALSYKLNSCDFMDEVMRELENFDMDKKDDYSDKEDDSLKEDKIKKT; via the exons ATGGCCGAGAATGCTGCTGGTTTTTCCGATCTGAATCAAGATAAGTATGACAAAGATGAACTTAAAATCATCTGTTTGGGCGACAGCGCTGTTGGAAAATCAAA GTTGATGGAGAGGTTCCTCATGCAAGTGTA TCATTCCAAAGACCTGTCTACCTATGCACTCACACTTTACAAATATCCAACAACTGTGGATGGAAAAACTATCTTAGTAG atttttgggATACTGCTGGACAGGAGAAATTTCAGAGTATGCATCCTTCTTACTACCACAAAGCTCATGCCTGCATTATG GTTTTTGACATTCAGAGAAAGATAACCTATAAAAATCTTGGCAACTGGTACAAAGAATTAAGGGAGTATCGCCCAGAAATCCCATGCATATTAGTTGCAAATAAAATTGATG CTGACATGAAGGTAACCCAGAAAAACTTCAGTTTTGCCAAAAAGCACGGACTTCCTTTCTATTTTGTTTCTGCTGCAGATGGCACAAATGTAGTTAAG CTGTTCAGAGATGCAATCAAACTGGCATTATCTTATAAGCTAAATTCCTGTGATTTCATGGATGAAGTCATGCGAGAATTAGAG AACTTTGACATGGACAAGAAAGATGACTACTCAGATAAAGAAGACGACAGTTTAAaggaagacaaaatcaaaaagacaTGA